From Vicinamibacteria bacterium, one genomic window encodes:
- a CDS encoding DUF5818 domain-containing protein, with protein sequence MKTILMLMVTALVILGFAALGPAEEGSWTGYIADEACSKDYAKSSAEKHIACAKGCVSKGGKWALAMTEGHVVLDVDKETAEKHLGHRVMVKGTLDEQSNTVKVSSVEMAHE encoded by the coding sequence ATGAAGACGATCCTCATGTTGATGGTGACTGCGCTCGTGATCCTGGGATTCGCGGCCCTTGGGCCGGCCGAAGAAGGTAGCTGGACCGGGTATATCGCCGACGAGGCCTGCTCGAAGGATTACGCGAAATCGAGCGCCGAGAAGCACATCGCCTGCGCCAAAGGATGTGTCTCGAAGGGCGGAAAGTGGGCCCTGGCCATGACCGAGGGGCACGTTGTGCTCGATGTCGACAAGGAGACCGCGGAAAAGCACCTCGGACATAGGGTCATGGTCAAGGGAACCCTCGACGAGCAGAGCAATACCGTCAAAGTCTCCTCTGTCG
- a CDS encoding DUF3467 domain-containing protein, which yields MTTKKSINFTVVPQDPEDGERKERVYANFCAVSHTPFDFTLTFCEMHPLSEKDVAESPEGETRTIQAPVKTKVVVPVQLVPALAAALQENLRIYQQSYSNVGWAKGKLGGNVH from the coding sequence ATGACGACGAAGAAATCCATCAACTTCACGGTCGTGCCCCAAGATCCCGAGGACGGCGAGCGCAAAGAGCGGGTGTACGCGAACTTTTGCGCCGTCAGCCACACGCCGTTCGATTTCACCCTCACGTTTTGCGAGATGCATCCTCTCAGCGAGAAGGATGTGGCGGAGTCTCCCGAAGGGGAGACGCGCACCATCCAGGCGCCGGTCAAGACCAAAGTCGTCGTGCCGGTTCAACTGGTGCCCGCGCTCGCCGCGGCCTTGCAGGAGAATCTGCGGATCTATCAACAGTCCTACTCCAACGTCGGATGGGCGAAGGGCAAGCTCGGCGGGAACGTGCATTGA
- the lexA gene encoding transcriptional repressor LexA, producing MAILTPRQKQILSFLKESIAQNGYAPSLTEIGRHFNLHSISTVQRHLVHLEEKGLIRRHWNRSRAIEVLGDDRRPEARDVPLEGLIAAGEPIEAVRGNELVAVPADMIGRRDVFVLKVHGESMVDEQVRDGDYVIVEKRTDPRNGEMVVALVNGDSATLKKFYREKDQIRLQPAHPTMKPIFIREGDVAIQGVVVGLLRKY from the coding sequence TTGGCGATTCTGACGCCGAGGCAGAAACAAATCTTGAGTTTCCTCAAAGAGAGCATTGCCCAGAACGGATATGCTCCCAGTTTGACGGAAATCGGCCGCCACTTCAATTTGCACTCGATCTCCACGGTCCAGCGCCATCTAGTTCATTTGGAGGAAAAAGGACTCATTCGCCGGCATTGGAATCGGTCGAGGGCGATCGAGGTCCTTGGCGACGACCGGCGTCCCGAGGCGCGGGACGTTCCGCTCGAGGGCCTGATTGCCGCCGGGGAGCCCATCGAGGCGGTGCGGGGCAACGAGCTCGTTGCCGTGCCGGCGGATATGATCGGACGCCGCGATGTGTTCGTCCTCAAGGTTCATGGAGAATCGATGGTGGACGAGCAGGTCCGGGACGGTGACTACGTGATCGTGGAAAAACGTACCGACCCGCGAAACGGTGAGATGGTGGTGGCGCTCGTGAACGGCGATAGTGCAACGCTCAAGAAGTTTTATCGCGAGAAGGATCAGATTCGGCTGCAGCCGGCGCACCCGACGATGAAACCGATCTTCATCCGCGAGGGGGATGTTGCGATCCAGGGTGTGGTCGTAGGTTTGTTGCGAAAATACTGA
- a CDS encoding 4a-hydroxytetrahydrobiopterin dehydratase, whose protein sequence is MTSELASKHCVPCRGGVPPLGPDATAALREKLGSGWKVVENHHLEKVYAFDDFQQALDFTNRVGRLAEEEGHHPDIHLAWGRVRLQIWTHKIDGLTESDFILAAKADQQYS, encoded by the coding sequence ATGACGAGCGAGCTCGCCAGCAAGCACTGCGTTCCGTGCCGAGGAGGTGTCCCACCGCTCGGTCCCGATGCCACCGCCGCACTCCGGGAGAAGCTCGGAAGCGGTTGGAAAGTCGTGGAGAACCACCACCTCGAGAAAGTTTACGCCTTCGACGATTTCCAACAGGCGCTCGATTTCACGAATCGCGTGGGACGGCTCGCCGAGGAGGAAGGGCATCACCCCGACATCCACCTCGCGTGGGGGCGGGTGCGTTTGCAGATCTGGACCCACAAGATCGACGGACTGACGGAAAGCGACTTCATCCTGGCGGCGAAGGCGGACCAGCAATACTCCTGA
- a CDS encoding Dam family site-specific DNA-(adenine-N6)-methyltransferase encodes MRKPTRQLRLPEVRWGSGELRPPLKWAGGKRWLVPTLEPIWEKHRDRRLVEPFCGGLGVTLGLSPRRALLSDINPYLMSFYRWLQKGLVIDIPLENDEELYYRHRSRFNRLLSTGRGESAEAASLFYYLNRTGYNGLCRFNKTGEFNVPFGQYKTINYVRDFSIYREAFAGWELVSLDIEELSIDAADFLYADPPYDVEFTHYSKGGFGWDDQVRTAEWLARHRGPVALSNQATARIVALYERLGFELRFLDAPRMISCTGDRSPAREVLATRNL; translated from the coding sequence ATGCGGAAGCCCACGCGACAGCTTCGACTTCCCGAGGTTCGGTGGGGTTCCGGTGAGCTCCGGCCTCCGCTAAAGTGGGCGGGCGGTAAACGCTGGCTCGTTCCGACTCTCGAGCCGATTTGGGAGAAACATCGAGATCGGCGACTCGTGGAACCCTTCTGCGGCGGACTCGGTGTCACCCTCGGACTCTCACCGCGGCGGGCGCTCCTCAGCGACATCAATCCCTACCTCATGAGCTTCTACCGCTGGCTTCAGAAAGGACTCGTCATCGACATCCCGCTCGAAAACGACGAGGAGCTCTACTACCGGCACCGGAGTCGGTTCAACCGGCTTCTTTCGACCGGCCGTGGCGAGAGCGCGGAAGCGGCTTCGCTCTTCTACTATCTCAATCGAACCGGCTACAACGGACTTTGCCGATTCAACAAGACCGGCGAGTTCAACGTTCCCTTCGGGCAGTACAAAACCATCAACTACGTCCGAGATTTCTCCATCTACCGCGAAGCCTTCGCCGGGTGGGAGCTCGTCAGCCTCGACATCGAGGAGCTCTCGATCGACGCCGCAGATTTTCTGTACGCGGATCCACCTTACGACGTCGAGTTCACGCACTATTCCAAAGGCGGTTTCGGCTGGGATGACCAGGTTCGGACCGCGGAGTGGCTGGCTCGTCACCGGGGCCCGGTGGCGCTCTCGAACCAGGCCACGGCGCGGATCGTCGCACTCTACGAGCGTCTCGGCTTCGAGCTTCGGTTCCTCGACGCCCCGCGCATGATCAGCTGCACCGGCGACCGAAGCCCGGCGCGCGAGGTCCTAGCTACGCGAAATCTTTGA